The Enterobacter oligotrophicus sequence GGACGTCATTTCTTACCGGATATCGATCCTGCCGATCTGGCGTACAAAGCGCTGGCGGTCAACGTAAGCGATCTGGCGGCGATGGGGGCCGATCCCGCATGGCTGACGCTCGCTTTAACCCTGCCGAATGTCGATGAAGCCTGGCTTGAAGCCTTTAGCGACGCGCTGTTTGACCAGCTCAACTACTACGATATGCAGCTGATCGGCGGCGATACCACTGCCGGGCCGCTGTCGATGACGCTGGCGATCCACGGCTATGTGCCTGTCGGACGCGCGCTGAAACGTTCGGGCGCAAAACCGGGCGACTGGATCTACATCACCGGCACGCCGGGTGACAGCGCGGCTGGGCTGGCGATCCTTCAGGAACGTTTAACGGTCGACGATAAAGACGACGCGGCGTATCTGGTGAAACGCCATCTGCGACCAACACCACGCATTCTGCACGGCCAGGCGCTGCGCGATCGTGCCAGTTCGGCTATCGATCTGTCTGATGGGCTGATCTCCGATCTGGGGCATATTCTGAAGGCCAGCGGCGTGGGGGCTCGCGTTGATCTGGATCTGTTCCCGCTGTCAGAGCAACTGCTTCGTCACGTCGAGCCTGAGCAGGCGCTGCGCTGGGCGCTCTCCGGCGGTGAAGATTACGAGCTGTGCTTTACCGTTCCTGAGCTTAATCGCGGGACGCTGGATGTGGCGTTAGCGAATCTGGGCGCGAAATTTACCTGCATCGGGCAGATTATGCCGGAAAGTGAAGGACTGCAGTTTGTCCGTGAAGGTGAGCCGGTCGCGTTTGACTGGAAAGGGTACGATCACTTCGCGTGAGTTTTTTGCCGGGTGGCGGCTTCGCCTTACCCGGCCTACAGGTTTTATTCCCTCTCCCACAGGGAGAGGGTTAGGGTGAGGGCATCAGGCCGCACAATTCCTATTTAAACCCCACCACCGGATGTTGCTGATACGGCGTTTCAAGCTCCGCAATCTGCTCCGGCGTCAGCGTTAAATCCACCGCGCTCAGCAACTCATCCAGCTGTTCTTCCCGCGATGTGCCGATAATCGGTGCTGCTACACCGCGTTTGCTCAGCACCCATGCCAGCGCTACCTGTGCACGCGTGGCTCCGGTTT is a genomic window containing:
- the thiL gene encoding thiamine-phosphate kinase gives rise to the protein MACGEFSLIARYFDRVRTSRLDVETGIGDDCALLNIPEKQTLAISTDTLVCGRHFLPDIDPADLAYKALAVNVSDLAAMGADPAWLTLALTLPNVDEAWLEAFSDALFDQLNYYDMQLIGGDTTAGPLSMTLAIHGYVPVGRALKRSGAKPGDWIYITGTPGDSAAGLAILQERLTVDDKDDAAYLVKRHLRPTPRILHGQALRDRASSAIDLSDGLISDLGHILKASGVGARVDLDLFPLSEQLLRHVEPEQALRWALSGGEDYELCFTVPELNRGTLDVALANLGAKFTCIGQIMPESEGLQFVREGEPVAFDWKGYDHFA